tgtaatgatgtctgagtgtaggagtgcccctggctatctgtaatgatgtctgagtgttggagccgtgcccctggctatctgtaatgatgtctgctatctgtaatgatgtctgagtgttggagtgcccctggctatctgtaatgatgtctgagtgtaggagtgcccctggctatctgtaatgatgtctgagtgttggagcgtgcccctggctatctgtaatgatgtctgagtgtaggagtgcccctggctatctgtaatgatgtctgagtgtaggagtgcccctggctatctgtaatgatgtctgagtgttggagcatgcccctggctatctgtaatgatgtctgagtgtaggagtgcccctggctatctgtaatgatgtctgagtgttggagcgtgcccctggctatctgtaatgatgtctgagtgtaggagtgcccctggctatctgtaatgatgtctgagtgttggagcatgcccctggctatctgtaatgatgtctgagtgttggagcgtgcccctggctatctgtaatgatgtctgagtgttggagcttgcccctggctatctgtaatggtgtctgagtgttggagcgtgcccctggctatctgtaatggtgtctgagtgttggagcgtgcccctggctatctgtaatgatgtctgagtgttggagcgtgcccctggctatctgtaatggtgtctgagtgttggagcgtgcccctggctatctgtaatggtgtctgagtgttggagcgtgcccctggctatctgtaatgatgtctgagtgtaggagtgcccctggctatctgtaatggtgtctgagtgttggagcgtgcccctggctatctgtaatgatgtctgagtgttggagcttgcccctggctatctgtaatggtgtctgagtgttggagcgtgcccctggctatctgtaatggtgtctgagtgttggagcttgcccctggctatctgtaatggtgtctgagtgttggagcgtgcccctggctatctgtaatggtgtctgagtgttggagcgtgcccctggctatctgtaatggtgtctgagtgttggagcgtgcccctggctatctgtaatggtgtctgagtgttggagcttgcccctggctatctgtaatggtgtctgagtgttggagcttgcccctggctatctgtaatgatgtctgagtgttggagcgtgcccctggctatctgtaatgatgtctgagtgttggagcgtgcccctggctatctgtaatgatgtctgagtgttggagcgtgcccctggctatctgtaatgatgtctgagtgtaggagtgcccctggctatctgtaatgatgtctgagtgttggagcgtgcccctggctatctgtaatgatgtctgagtgttggagcgtgcccctggctatctgtaatgatgtctgagtgtaggagtgcccctggctatctgtaatgatgtctgagtgttggagcatgcccctggctatctgtaatgatgtctgagtgtaggagtgcccctggctatctgtaatgatgtctgagtgtaggagtgcccctggctatctgtaatgatgtctgagtgtaggagcgtgcccctggctatctgtaatgatgtctgagtgtaggagcgtgcccctggctatctgtaatggtgtctgagtgttggagcttgcccctggctatctgtaatggtgtctgagtgttggagcgtgcccctggctatctgtaatgtgtgtctgtaatggtgtctgagtgttggagcttgcccctggctatctgtaatggtgtctgagtgttggagcgtgcccctggctatctgtaatctggtgtctgagtgttggagcgtgcccctggctatctgtaatctggtgtctgagtgttggagcgtgcccctggctatctgtaatggtgtctgagtgttggagcgtgtccctggctatctgtaatgatgtctgagtgttggagcgtgcccctggctatctgtaatggtgtctgagtgttggagcgtgcccctggctatctgtaatggtgtctgagtgttggagcgtgcccctggctatctgtaatggtgtctgagtgttggagcgtgcccctggctatctgtaatggtgtctgagtgttggagcgtgcccctggctatctgtaatggtgtctgagtgttggagcgtgcccctggctatctgtaatggtgtctgagtgttggagcgtgcccctggctatctgtaatggtgtctgagtgttggagcgtgtccctggctatctgtaatggtgtctgagtgttggagcgtgcccctggctatctgtaatggtgtctgagtgttggagcgtgtccctggctatctgtaatggtgtctgagtgttggagcgtgcccctggctatctgtaatggtCTACagtgcatacatacatacatacatacatacatacatacatacatacatacatacatacatacatacatacatacatacatacatacatacatacatacatacatacatacatacatacattgccttgcgaaagtattcggcccccttgaactttgcgaccctttgccacatttcaggcttcaaacataaagatataaaactatatttttttgtgaagaatcaacaacaagtgggacacaatcatgaagtggaacgacatttattggatatttcaaacttttttaacaaatcaaaaactgaacaattgagcgtgcaaaattattcagcccctttactttcagtgcagcaaactctctccagaagttcagtgaggatctctgaatgatccaatgttgaccgaaatgactaatgatgataaatacaatccacctgtgtgtaatcaagtctccgtataaatgcacctgcactgtgatagtctcagaggtccgttaaaagcgcagagagcatcatgaagaacaaggaacacaccaggcaggtccgagatactgttgtgaagaagtttacagccggatttggatactaaaagatttcccaagctttaaacatcccaaggagcactgtgcaagcgataatattgaaatggaaggagtatcagaccactgcaaatctaccaagacctggccgtccctctaaactttcagctcatacaaggagaagactgatcagagatgcagccaagaggcccatgatcactctggatgaactgcagagatctacagctgaggtgggagactctgtccataggacaacaatcagtcgtatattgcacaaatctggcctttatggaagtgtggcaagaagaaagccatttcttaaagatatccataaaaagtgtcctttaaagtttgccacaagccacctgggagacacaccaaacatgtagaagaaggtgctctggtcagatgaaaacaaaattgaactttttggcaacaatgcaaaacgatatgtttggcgtaaaagcaacacagctcatcaccctgaacataccatccccactgtcaaacgtggtggtggcagcatcatggttttggcctgcttttcttcagcagggacagggaagatggttaaaattgatgggaagatggatggagccaaatacaggaccattctggaagaacctgatggagtctgcaaaagacctgagactgggacggagatttggcTTCCAataagacaatgatccaaaacataaagcaaaatctacaatagAATGGTTCAAAactaaacatatccaggtgttagaatggccaagttaaagtccagacctgaatccaatcgagaatctgtggaaagaactgaaaactgcagttcacaaatgctctccatccaacctcactgagctcgagctgttttgcaaggagtaatgggaaaaaatgtcagtctctcgatgtgcaaaactgatagagacataccccaagcgacaaAGTATTAACAACCTGTTAGGGATGATGCAAATTtttgcagctttttgttaaaaatctcgcaacatttcaaagtcctgctactcatgccaggaatatagtatatgcatatgataagtatgtgtgtatagaaaacactctgaagtctctaaaaactggttaaatcgtgtctgtggctataacataacgtgtttaggagtaaaaatccacCAAAGACACAAGAAAAATATCAATCCGCCAGTCAATGTTTTGTCTTAGGCGACAGAAAATAAATGAGGATGCCCTGTaaacgcctacagcttccacacgatgtcgccagtactggcatttccAGTCAGCTTTATCCTTGGTTATATGACGTTTTGGCCCTTCCTGTTTTAGGCTCACCACAGGATGTTGTGAAATTGAAAACaatggacgatgatttcaagacttgctgctatcgaatacagatcgccccgtgatcaattttatagattattaacgtttattaatacctaaagttggtttagaaaagtagtttgaagtgatttgtaaaggtttataggcaacttttgtcattttaaatagtgacgttgcgtcttgtaaaatggaatattcctggatcagaccggtctaaggaaaaacgacattttggctatacaatgacagatttaatcgggaaaaagaaccaattgtgatgtttatgggatatataggagtgccaagaaagaagcttgtcaaaggtaatgaatgttttatattttatttctgcgttttgggtagcgccggctaccgcaaaatctgttttttttgttgacGGTCTGGTATtctggggggtgcatgctatcagataatagcttctcgtgctttcgccgaaaagcattttacaaatctgacttggtggctagattcacaacgagtgtagctttaattcagtaccttgcatgtgtgttttaatgaaagtttgagttttatcgaaaACTATAGATGGTGCTCTGACATTTCCGCTGATTTGGTCCCTCCAGCGGAACCAAATCCCTaacaattttgcacgcccaatttttctgtttttgatttgttaaaaaagtttgaaatatccaataaatgtcgttccacttcatgattgtgtcgcacttgttgttgattcttcacaaaaaaatacagttttatatctttatgtttgaagcctgatatgtggcaaaaggtcgcaaagttcaagggggctgaatactttcgcaaggcactgtagcagtGTTGGTAACAGgtaataaaatcaaatgttatcagtcacatgcgcctaatacaacagctgtagactccTGTTgattcctttgtgtgtgtgtgtgtgtagggctgtgacTGGACAGTGAGTGACCCCATGCCTCTGAGTCCGGCTGCCAACGCTAAGCATGACCCCCCTGATCATCCCCGGCAACCAGCCGCTACCAATGGCAACCAGCCAGGTTCCGCCATTGCCAGGGACGACGGGAGGACTTCCTCCCCAGATCCTCCTGACGATGGCTCTGGAAACAGCATCGTCATCCGTATTGGCATCCCTGACCTGCAGCAGACGGTACACGCAAACACGcaaacacgcaaacacacatatGAAAACTCTTACCTAAGAAATTGATTAATAAATTCACAGGTGTGTGAAGAATGTCGCAGGTGTAATGaacttcgtctgttgtttgaagagagtcagaccgaaatgcagcgtgtaggttactcatgacttttaatgaagaaaatgcggtacatgaaataactgaagaagaaaacaacaaaggagtgaaactaattacagcctatctggtgactaacacagagacaggtacaatcacccacgaactaccacgcgcactcaggctgcctaaatacggttcccaatccgagacaacgagaatcagctgactccaattaggaatcgcctcaggcagccaagcctaactagacacacccctaataatacacactcccaattaatacaaaccccaatacgaaatacaacatataaacccatgtcacaccctggcctacccaaacatataacaaaaacacaagatacaatgaccaaggcgtgacagcaggaggagatggctgccgttttactgGCTCTTAACCAATTGtgctgttgtgtgtgttttttcgcgTTATTTGTAGCCTACtttgtttctgccaccgtctcttatgacgaaaagagcttctggatatcaggacagcgttTACTCACATTGTACTGGACaacaatttttttttaatgagTTGGACTTGGAGGATTTAtttcagacacccgacaaggcctcATCCtcgtcattcgcaggagaaagagacagagatatcagggacgtaggtcggggtgccttgtaaggatttGATGGTGATAATGGTATCTGCCTCTACCTATTAGCCTGTAAGGACAGACGCtaggagacgagaagcaagtacagggagtgatcatttcataaataacggacatgaaACAAAACACGGACATCGTCTGGACGGGAAACAAAACACGGACAGCGTATGGACGGGAAACAAAacacggacagcgtctggacgGGAAACAAAacacggacagcgtctggacgGGAAACAAAacacggacagcgtctggacgGGAAACAAAacacggacagcgtctggacgGGAAACAAAACACGGACAGACAGCGTCTGGACGGAAACAAAacacggacagcgtctggacgGGAAACAAAacacggacagcgtctggacgGGAAACAAAACACGGACAACGGGAAACAAAACACGGACGGCGTCTGGACGGGAAACAAAacacggacagcgtctggacgGGAAACAAAacacggacagcgtctggacgGGAAACAAAacacggacagcgtctggacgGGAAACAAAacacggacagcgtctggacgGGAAACAAAacacggacagcgtctggacgGGAAACAAAacacggacagcgtctggacgGGAAACAAAacacggacagcgtctggacgGGAAACAAAacacggacagcgtctggacgGGAAACAAAacacggacagcgtctggacgGGAAACAAAacacggacagcg
This DNA window, taken from Oncorhynchus keta strain PuntledgeMale-10-30-2019 unplaced genomic scaffold, Oket_V2 Un_contig_5203_pilon_pilon, whole genome shotgun sequence, encodes the following:
- the LOC127925160 gene encoding uncharacterized protein LOC127925160 isoform X2, which codes for MLWGCDWTVSDPMPLSPAANAKHDPPDHPRQPAATNGNQPGSAIARDDGRTSSPDPPDDGSGNSIVIRIGIPDLQQTVHANTQTRKHTYENSYLRN